The following nucleotide sequence is from Macrobrachium nipponense isolate FS-2020 chromosome 21, ASM1510439v2, whole genome shotgun sequence.
tcattcAGTACTTGTAagtgctaacataggctaggcttattgctaagggacatgtGCTAAAgtactaatatatgcagtaaaaatggggttgaacattacatgcagtcgaatattactcaagtatgtacagtattttgcctttttggagtcatattatttccgtcggatcggcgtcgtaaccctagaacatgtgttgtaggcctggaaatataatttactggggtgtttttgtagggcttggaacggattaggcattttacatgtaaaatgcggttcaagatacgaaaaactcatgatacaaaggccgcatcggaacagattaatttcatatctcgaggtaccactgtatagaaATTAAACGATTTTACAAACATTGCAAAAAGGCCAAAATAAGGTTTAAAGCTAGATAAACAGACAGCATGGGCTCCTAACTTTGCAGATATGGATCTCATCTGTTCTCATAACCCACAAGGGCTCGAGACATTTCTAAGTGACCCAGTTCTTACTTCCAATTTCATTTAAACATGTACATATTATCCACTGTTTGTGCTTTagttattattttggaaattgcTCTAATCCGAAACCTGATTCCATGTCATCTCCAGTATCTCGACTTTGATATAAGTACAAATAAAGCATTATTACAcccattttgatattttttaacaaaaaaacccCAATGTCCaactaagaggaaaaaaaaagggttcaCTTTCCAAAGAAGCAAGAATTGCAGTAGAGTTCAACCATATATGTGCCCCCTTGTCAAGGCAATTCCCATATTTGAGATCTATGGTATAGATCTTCTGATGTTTCCTCTAGAAACTTGTTAACTTCCTCTAGAAACTTCTGTTCAGCAGCAGCTATGAGAATTttggaaaaaatctttgaatgtGATGGAGGATATTTACACAAACTAatattaatttagtttcctaattcataaaaattaagaaaatgcacataaaattcaaatataaaaaaacacaattgataAAATCTAAATCTACTTTTTATGACTGGTTCTGATAGCTTTGTTACACATCTTGGCAGATCAAATTTCACATCTGTTATCAGATAATTCAGTACTATTAGTCAATTAAACCTACACAACATATTTTTAAACACTAAGCAATTGAACTGTGTAACTTAATTACAAATTTTAGAACCTTAACTGATGGCTATTTAGTAAGGTTAAAATCAAGATGGCAAACAGTAATGCACAGATGTgtacataaaagataaaattgcACCGAATTATTTTATACAAAGCCATAACTTACCATGCACATTTACTTTATCATTCTTTGGATATTTGTATGGTCTATAAATCTAtcaatattatcaagattttcccACCACAGAGGTAAGAACTTCTGGCAAATAAGATCAAACCATGGTGTTATAGGAATGTTATTTGTGTGGAGATTCTTCAGAAATTGAGGAAAATCTTCTCGTTTAATATACCTTACATCTTGAACTTCATTTTCATTAGGCTTTAGGGAAACatcttttgttaaaaataaaatatagtccATTTCATGTTCTCCCCACATTCCATCTGAAGGACTGGCATAATGAATGCGAGTGAGGTAAGTAAAATCCTGGGGCAAGGCTTGTTCACGTGGAATTCCCAATTCAAATTCAAGACGCCTCTGTGCAGCTAGTCTAACCCCAAGAGCATTTTCCTCTATTATTTCatcagaagtatgaagaggatgGGAACAGCAAGTATTTGTGTAATATCCAGGGAAGGTGATCTGAAAGAAATTTACATTTctgaagaattaaataaaaacaaaatgtacaaCACTTTTCATTTCAGACTAGTAGGTCTCTACTTTCAAGAGAAAATCCTTATCAAAGATGGAAAGACCAAGGGCAAGTTGACTTTCATGTACTATTACCATTAGAAATAACAGATACCCATATACCAGTAGTTACAGCCTCATATTAAAATGgatgatatagaaaaaaaatcacaaattcttggtaatttgtatttttcctagctctacttacctcgaactactttaataggagaatcctggatgtcaatccagTACCGACCAGAAAAAATGCGGTAATCCCTTCCACATCTAGCCAGGTACATGCCCCAAGGGTCACGGCCATGCGACCCACGACCAACGACCTCAGTGCTTCCCTCTCCTTACAGTTCCTGCCCTAAGGTACCCAGGGACGGTAGGGAGGGCCTGAAACCtaagtagttcgaggtaagtacagtggacccccccgtattcacgttctccggattcgtggactcacacattcgcggatttctctcaggaacgtttccccgcattatttggtgaaagtggacggggactagatatacgtttggacgaacataagcgagcttatgaactacaatcacaaaacagcgctatagtagcacatgcattcatgaATGATCATAGactcaactggaacgaggctaaaattatcttgaaaagtaacaatgtaaatgtcagacgactagtcgagggagctgctataagtttgggagaatcattcaaaggaaacaagtcttttgtcaacgaagacccatttgttaatttttatattactagtatgtttttaaaagattttaacggTAGGataggctctgtttttccctctcctgatgctgcctctgccttgcctattCCAGTCCAGGTATCccctgccccgggggagtctgataacggtgcccaatctatgcccttggatgaaggacttcatgtaatgttgcaacaacctgtacgaagatccaacaggattgcagccagaaggattgctAGGGGAGAGGGTATTACCTaattgttgttaactaccctctttcttcacctggcccattaacgagctaacgaccgttgtcaacgatcttcaacgtctcttgtttttttaatttacctctgtacttgtcgtaacgtattcttcatttggactgaagatgaacccagggaagggttcgaaagctttctgtaaagtcttcaaaattatacacagacttttcacactttgtattattgtggaccctttagaacattacagttgttgttgttgttgttgttgttgttgttacagtaatactttgggttacgaaccgattagtatacgaattttttaacttacgaagtgacgccctcattctggaatacgaatttcacttggaatacgaatgcgcgaatttccatcatgggaggccgcctgctttgtttacatcggacatcggatgagcgtgggatctgcgaacgcatttttttcggccaaaacttaacgagggtcacgtgacttcctcccacgcatcccttgaccctttttaaaccataactctttcactatctcgctggcggtaagattgaacgcatctgtccgtgatatgctctcaaatttgcttagtgatttgcgcacgtgttgtgtttccgtgatagtgcttatacattactattacccaaatactaaagacaatggctcccaagatgacgaaggcaagcagcaagaaggtaagcataagaaagaaggagatgattactgtcgaaatgaagaaggaaattatccaaatgcatgataaaggcgagcgcgtgaaagacattgcagcattcttcaagcggtcgcaatcaacgatctgcactattttgaagaaaaaggaagaaattaaagccagtaaagcatcaaaaggtgtcacagtattgacgaaacaacggccttatattctcgacgatgtagaaaatttgctcatggtttggataaacgagaagcagctggcaggagagttccgtaagtgagagcatcatttgcgaaaaggctcgtaagatctacgaagatttgagtaaaaatgagccAGGCACATCAGCGGACAGTGAAAAAGACAGTTTTAAGGCGAGCCGTGGCTGGTTCGAGAATTTTAAGAGAAGGACTGGCATCCACAGTGTTGTTCGCCATGGtgaggctgcaagctcagatacgaaggcggcagaggcttacgtaaaagagtttaaaaggctcgtggattccgagaaatacctcccccaacaagtcttcaattgcgacgagacagggttattctggaagaagatgcccaggagGACGTTCATTACGGCAGAAGAGAAGGCACTTCCCGGTCACAAGCCCATGAAAGACCGTCTAACCTACTGTTTTGTGCCAATGCAAGCGGGGATTGCAAGGTTAAGCCTCTCCTCATGTATCACTCGGAGAATCCACGCGCCTTTAAGAAAAACAACgtgcagaagaagctgttgcacgTTATGTGGCGGTCTAATACCAAGGCTTGGGTGACGAGGATCTTGTTCGTCGAGTGGATGAACGAGGTTTTTGGTCCCGAGGTGAAGAAGTATCTCCGGGAGAAGGACCTCCCATTCAAAGCCTTACTTgtgatggacaatgctcctgcccatcctccatccgttgaagaggacttactggacgaattcaagttcattaaagtcaagttcttgcccgccaacaccactccaatactccagcccatggaccagcaagttatcgccaatttcaagaaattgtatACGAAGGCTATGTTCCAGCGCTGCTTTGAGATGACGGAAGGCACCAACCTTACCCTCAGAGAGTTTTGGAAGGATCACTACTCTGTTTACAACTGCCTCAATCTGATTGACAAAGCCTGGCAGGGAATCACCAGGAGAACCCTCAATTCTGCATGGAAGAAACTGTGGCCCGACTGCATTGCTGAACAAGATTTTGAGGGGTTCGAACCCGTCGAGGAGGGGCCAGTTGAAGAGGAGATTGTATCCTTGGGCAAGTCCTTGGGGCTGGAGGTTGACACGGACGACATCGAGGACCTCCTGACTGAGCATGGGCAGCAGCTGACGACCGACGAGCTGTTGGAGCTACACAAGGAGCAACAGAGACAAGTAACGGAGGAGAtctcatctgaggaggagggggaagatgCTGCACAGTCGCTTCCTTCGAGCGAGATCAAGGATTTTTTGAAATACTGGGAAATTGTGAAAAGTTTTATCGAGAAAAATCACCCGAATAAGGCTGCGGCAGGGcgtgcaacaaatttgtttatcgataatggggtgggtcatttctataaaattttaaagaacaggcaaaagcaagcctgcatagaaaaatattttttcaaaattgtgaaagacgacacagtgtcgcgtaagcataaaattagtgatcgtagtgaacggtgctctctagagaaagaaccagaaagtcttccagaagtgttcactgagggagatttcccccccaagccctaaccctctcctcctcacccttcccctcctcccgtctccgtcaagccagcagccacactcgccaaaggtaaagttcaggttttactgtgcatgcatattaaatctagtttttatatttaatttctttcttcaattttataattttatgtaattcctacacgaattttcaaccttagtgaacaaaaataaatggaaaaatatgaattgaaatggtcattcatggtcgggtggaacgcattatttgctttttataacattcttatgggaaaatccatttaggttacaaattttttaggttacaaagcaggttctggaacggattaaattcgtaacccaaggtattactgtatttgaaaataaaactaaactacactaatacactaattagtgattatcaTCGGAAAACCCCGTGAATAGACTAAttccccacaaataatgggtagatatggtccagagagaaatcggCGAATCAGCGAGTCC
It contains:
- the LOC135198159 gene encoding isopentenyl-diphosphate Delta-isomerase 1-like gives rise to the protein MSWPKVILQSLKKLPYHKQSLRWTSKAIKAESIDPQQFALLSEPCILVDENDKNIGSSSKRDCHLMHNGSSLLHRAFSVFLFNSSGELLVHRRSEAKITFPGYYTNTCCSHPLHTSDEIIEENALGVRLAAQRRLEFELGIPREQALPQDFTYLTRIHYASPSDGMWGEHEMDYILFLTKDVSLKPNENEVQDVRYIKREDFPQFLKNLHTNNIPITPWFDLICQKFLPLWWENLDNIDRFIDHTNIQRMIK